The Rhodopseudomonas palustris genome window below encodes:
- a CDS encoding type II toxin-antitoxin system RelB/DinJ family antitoxin yields the protein MKSGFINARVEPKLKKSAEAVLDKIGLSTTDAVTIFLKQVVAHKGMPFPVKVPNKETIRAMRELDRGGGTRHYGDAASMFAEILGPKPRKS from the coding sequence GTGAAGAGTGGCTTCATCAACGCCCGCGTCGAGCCGAAGCTCAAGAAGAGCGCTGAGGCGGTCCTCGATAAGATCGGACTCTCGACCACCGATGCGGTGACGATCTTTCTGAAGCAAGTCGTTGCTCATAAGGGTATGCCGTTTCCGGTGAAGGTGCCGAACAAGGAAACCATCCGTGCGATGCGCGAGCTGGACCGTGGTGGCGGGACACGGCACTATGGCGATGCCGCCTCGATGTTCGCCGAAATTCTCGGGCCCAAGCCTCGGAAATCATGA
- a CDS encoding type II toxin-antitoxin system YafQ family toxin: MRSLRLSTAFKRDLKRINRRGYVTARLDRVVDALLSGVPLPPACRPHALKGTWTGYLECHIGPDWLLIYRLTPEEVLLARTGTHSDLFDE, encoded by the coding sequence GTGCGATCCCTTCGGCTCTCCACAGCGTTCAAGCGGGACCTGAAACGGATCAATCGCCGAGGCTACGTCACCGCAAGGCTCGATAGAGTTGTCGATGCCCTGCTGTCGGGAGTGCCGCTTCCGCCAGCCTGCCGTCCACACGCTCTGAAAGGCACGTGGACGGGCTACCTTGAATGCCACATCGGCCCGGATTGGCTTTTGATCTATCGACTGACACCGGAAGAAGTGCTGCTCGCGAGGACCGGCACCCACTCCGATCTGTTCGACGAATGA
- a CDS encoding lytic murein transglycosylase produces the protein MIERSCGFVAALAVSAAIAFSASPAFAQRGATCHGGQSFDQFLAGLKQKAVAAGVSQRAIAQASPYLVYDQGIVNRDRGQRVFGQIFTVFAGRMASEGRRVKGQQMIKQHAQAFARAEKEYGVPPAVIAAFWALESDFGAVQGNLSTLRSLVSLAYDCRRSEMFQQETIAALKIVDRGDLAPAEMIGSWAGELGQTQFLPRHYYDYAVDYDGDGHRDMLHSPADVIGSTAHYIAAGLKWRRGEPWLQEVAVPANLPWEQADLLVKHPRSQWAQWGVTAADGRPLQNDNMPASLLLPMGRHGPAFLAYANFAAYTEWNNSLIYSTTAGYLATRIAGAPPMRKPTAQVAQLQLNEMKQLQQLLVRAGFDVGKIDGILGQQTRSAVKAMQIKYGLPADSWPTAELLTKMGGMVAPAPSASTEPPFRPAARPGIAPAERRPRNPPARQP, from the coding sequence ATGATTGAACGATCGTGCGGCTTTGTCGCCGCACTGGCAGTATCAGCAGCGATTGCCTTCTCCGCCTCCCCCGCTTTCGCCCAGCGCGGCGCCACGTGCCATGGCGGGCAGAGCTTCGATCAGTTCCTCGCCGGACTGAAGCAGAAGGCGGTCGCCGCCGGGGTGTCGCAGCGGGCGATCGCGCAGGCGTCGCCTTATCTGGTCTACGACCAGGGCATCGTCAATCGCGACCGCGGGCAGCGGGTGTTCGGGCAGATCTTCACGGTATTCGCCGGGCGGATGGCGTCGGAAGGCCGGCGCGTCAAGGGCCAACAGATGATCAAGCAGCACGCCCAGGCGTTCGCGCGCGCCGAGAAGGAATACGGCGTGCCGCCGGCGGTGATCGCCGCATTCTGGGCGCTGGAAAGCGATTTCGGCGCGGTGCAGGGAAACCTCTCGACGCTGCGCTCGCTGGTATCGCTGGCCTATGACTGCCGCCGCTCCGAAATGTTTCAGCAGGAGACCATCGCGGCGCTGAAGATCGTCGATCGCGGCGATCTCGCGCCGGCCGAGATGATCGGCTCCTGGGCCGGCGAACTCGGCCAGACGCAGTTTCTGCCGCGGCATTATTACGACTACGCGGTCGACTATGACGGCGACGGCCACCGCGACATGCTGCACAGCCCCGCCGACGTGATCGGCTCGACCGCGCACTACATCGCCGCCGGCTTGAAATGGCGGCGCGGCGAGCCTTGGCTGCAGGAAGTGGCGGTGCCGGCCAATCTGCCGTGGGAGCAGGCCGACCTGCTGGTCAAGCACCCGCGCTCGCAATGGGCGCAATGGGGCGTGACCGCAGCCGACGGAAGACCGCTGCAGAATGACAACATGCCAGCCTCGCTGCTGCTGCCGATGGGCCGCCACGGCCCGGCGTTTCTCGCTTATGCGAATTTCGCCGCCTATACCGAGTGGAATAATTCGCTGATCTATTCCACCACCGCCGGCTATCTCGCCACAAGGATCGCCGGCGCGCCTCCGATGCGCAAGCCGACCGCGCAGGTCGCGCAACTGCAGCTCAACGAGATGAAGCAATTGCAGCAATTGCTGGTGCGCGCCGGCTTCGACGTCGGCAAGATCGACGGCATACTCGGCCAGCAGACCCGCAGCGCCGTGAAGGCGATGCAGATCAAGTACGGCCTGCCGGCGGATTCATGGCCCACTGCCGAACTGCTCACGAAGATGGGCGGCATGGTTGCGCCCGCACCGTCGGCCTCGACCGAGCCGCCGTTCCGTCCGGCCGCGAGACCCGGCATCGCGCCGGCCGAACGGCGCCCCCGCAATCCACCGGCGCGCCAGCCATAG
- a CDS encoding substrate-binding domain-containing protein, with amino-acid sequence MRHLSIVAAAAFALTATVAAHADDLKIALIYGKTGPLEAYAKQTETGLRMGLEYATKGTMTLDGRKIVVITKDDQSKPDLSKAALAEAYQDDGADIAIGTSSSAAALADLPVAEENKKILIVEPAVADQITGEKWNRYIFRTGRNSSQDAISNAVAIGKPGVTIATLAQDYAFGRDGVAAFKEALAKTGATLAAEEYVPTTTTDFTAVGQRLFDTLKDKPGRKIIWVVWAGGGDPLTKLQDMDPKRYGIELSTGGNILPALAAYKRLPGMEGATYYYYDIPKNPINDWLVTEHQKRFNAPPDFFTAGGFSAAMAVVTAVRKAKSTDTEKLIAAMEGMEFDTPKGKMVFRKEDHQALQSMYHFKVKVDPDLAWAVLEPVRELKIEDMNIPIKNKR; translated from the coding sequence GTGCGTCATCTTTCCATTGTTGCAGCCGCAGCCTTCGCATTGACCGCGACGGTCGCCGCCCACGCCGACGATCTCAAGATTGCGCTGATCTACGGCAAGACCGGCCCGCTCGAAGCCTACGCCAAGCAGACCGAGACCGGCCTGCGGATGGGGCTGGAATACGCGACCAAGGGCACGATGACGCTCGACGGCCGCAAGATCGTGGTGATCACCAAGGACGACCAGAGCAAGCCCGACCTCTCCAAGGCGGCACTCGCGGAAGCGTACCAGGATGACGGCGCCGATATCGCGATCGGCACCTCGTCGTCGGCCGCCGCACTCGCCGACCTGCCGGTCGCAGAAGAAAACAAGAAGATCCTGATCGTCGAGCCCGCGGTCGCCGACCAGATCACCGGCGAGAAGTGGAATCGCTACATCTTCCGTACCGGCCGCAACTCGTCGCAGGACGCGATCTCCAACGCGGTGGCGATCGGCAAACCGGGCGTCACCATCGCCACGCTGGCGCAGGACTACGCGTTCGGCCGCGACGGCGTCGCCGCCTTCAAGGAAGCGCTGGCCAAGACCGGCGCGACGCTCGCGGCCGAGGAATACGTCCCGACCACGACCACCGACTTCACCGCGGTCGGCCAGCGGCTGTTCGACACGCTGAAGGACAAGCCCGGCCGGAAGATCATCTGGGTGGTGTGGGCCGGCGGCGGCGATCCCTTGACCAAGCTGCAGGACATGGACCCGAAGCGCTACGGCATCGAGCTGTCCACCGGCGGCAACATCCTGCCCGCGCTCGCCGCCTACAAGCGCCTGCCCGGCATGGAAGGCGCGACCTATTACTACTACGACATCCCCAAGAACCCGATCAACGACTGGCTGGTGACCGAGCATCAGAAGCGCTTCAACGCGCCGCCGGACTTCTTCACCGCCGGCGGCTTCTCCGCGGCGATGGCGGTCGTCACCGCGGTGCGGAAGGCGAAGTCGACCGACACCGAGAAGCTGATCGCCGCGATGGAGGGCATGGAGTTCGACACGCCGAAGGGCAAGATGGTGTTCCGCAAGGAAGACCATCAGGCGCTGCAGAGCATGTATCACTTCAAGGTCAAGGTCGATCCGGACCTCGCCTGGGCCGTGCTCGAGCCGGTGCGCGAACTGAAGATCGAGGACATGAATATCCCGATCAAGAACAAGCGGTGA
- a CDS encoding ABC transporter ATP-binding protein — protein sequence MTTLETQALTIRFGGHVAVDAVSCAFRPGELTAIVGPNGAGKTTYFNLISGQLRPSEGRILFEGADITRMTAPLRTRAGLGRAFQLTNLFPNLSVEENVRLAVQARSGTHYDMLRPWRTRRDLIDRADAILDSVALGSRRNVAATALSHGDQRKLEVALMMALEPKVYMFDEPTAGMSVDEVPVVLDLIARLKTDASKIILLVEHKMDVVRSLADRIIVLHHGKLVADGKPAEVIASPIVQEAYLGIAPGKSAA from the coding sequence ATGACCACCCTCGAAACCCAAGCTCTCACCATTCGCTTCGGCGGCCATGTCGCCGTCGATGCTGTGAGTTGCGCGTTTCGGCCGGGGGAGCTGACCGCGATCGTCGGGCCGAACGGCGCCGGCAAGACCACCTATTTCAACCTGATCTCCGGTCAGTTGCGGCCGAGCGAGGGCCGCATCCTGTTCGAGGGTGCGGACATCACGCGAATGACCGCGCCGCTGAGGACACGCGCCGGGCTCGGCCGCGCGTTCCAGCTCACCAACCTGTTCCCCAATCTCAGCGTCGAGGAGAACGTGCGCCTCGCGGTGCAGGCGCGCAGCGGCACGCATTACGACATGCTGCGGCCGTGGCGGACGCGGCGCGATCTGATCGACCGCGCCGACGCCATCCTCGACAGCGTCGCGCTCGGCAGCCGCCGCAACGTCGCCGCCACCGCGCTGTCGCATGGCGACCAGCGCAAGCTCGAAGTCGCGCTGATGATGGCGCTGGAGCCCAAGGTCTACATGTTCGACGAGCCGACCGCCGGCATGAGCGTCGACGAGGTGCCGGTGGTGCTCGATCTGATCGCGCGGCTGAAGACCGATGCGAGCAAGATCATCCTCTTGGTCGAACACAAGATGGACGTGGTGCGCTCGCTCGCCGATCGCATCATCGTGCTGCATCACGGCAAGCTCGTCGCCGACGGCAAGCCCGCCGAGGTGATCGCCTCGCCGATCGTGCAGGAGGCCTATCTCGGCATCGCCCCGGGAAAGAGCGCGGCATGA
- a CDS encoding ABC transporter ATP-binding protein, with amino-acid sequence MTDLLTLSGVHTNIGRYHILQGVDFAVPEGRTTMLLGRNGAGKTTTLRTIMALWPASRGEITFAGRRIEAMATPDIARLGIGYVPESMAVFSDLTVKENLILAARDGELDDKRLGWVFGFFPALRKFWLSRAGSLSGGQKQMLSIARAIVEPRKLLLIDEPTKGLAPAIIGSLIECFAEIKRSGVTVLLVEQNFHVAQQIGDAVLVMDNGGIVHRGEMADLAADIPLQERLLGLSLEAHQ; translated from the coding sequence ATGACCGATCTGCTCACTCTCTCCGGCGTGCACACCAATATCGGGCGCTATCACATCCTGCAGGGCGTCGATTTCGCAGTCCCTGAGGGCAGGACCACGATGCTGCTCGGGCGCAACGGCGCCGGCAAGACCACGACGCTGCGCACCATCATGGCGCTGTGGCCGGCGTCGCGTGGCGAGATCACCTTCGCCGGCCGCCGGATCGAGGCGATGGCGACGCCGGATATCGCCCGGCTCGGCATCGGCTACGTGCCCGAATCGATGGCGGTGTTCTCTGATCTCACCGTGAAGGAAAACCTGATCCTCGCGGCGCGCGACGGCGAGCTCGACGACAAGCGGCTCGGCTGGGTCTTCGGTTTCTTCCCGGCGCTGCGGAAATTCTGGCTGTCTCGCGCGGGCTCCCTGTCCGGCGGGCAGAAGCAGATGCTGTCTATCGCCCGCGCGATCGTCGAGCCGCGCAAGCTGCTGCTGATCGACGAGCCGACCAAGGGGCTGGCGCCGGCGATCATCGGATCGCTGATCGAGTGCTTCGCCGAGATCAAGCGCAGCGGCGTCACGGTCCTTTTGGTGGAACAGAATTTCCATGTCGCGCAGCAGATCGGCGACGCGGTGCTGGTGATGGACAACGGCGGAATCGTGCACCGCGGCGAGATGGCCGACCTAGCGGCCGACATCCCGCTGCAGGAGCGGCTGCTCGGCCTCAGCCTGGAGGCGCATCAGTGA
- a CDS encoding branched-chain amino acid ABC transporter permease, producing MTDIPAPSASDPLPQAKRDLVPVLLPLILALLMLPLVGSFSSWVTLTVASLAMGMMIFIMASGLTLVFGLMDVLNFGHGAFISVGAYVATLVLLPLAGMSSADSLLTNLAVLVPAALAAMAVSGALGLVVERVLILPVYGQHLKQILMTTGGLIVAEQALYALWGPQIIPLPLPTALRGSFIIGDIAIAKYRLLVLLVGIVVFVAIQLTLNRTKIGLLIRAGVENREMVEALGYHIKRLFLGVFMVGSALAGFGGIMWALYREQVHASMGNELTVLIFIVVIIGGLGSVGGCFIGALLVAMVANYGGFLVPKLALVSNILLMVAILMWRPRGLYAVTSR from the coding sequence ATGACCGACATCCCTGCCCCCTCCGCATCCGATCCGTTGCCGCAGGCCAAGCGCGACCTCGTGCCGGTGCTGCTGCCGCTGATCCTGGCGCTGCTGATGCTGCCGCTGGTCGGTTCGTTCAGCTCCTGGGTGACGCTGACGGTCGCCAGCCTCGCGATGGGGATGATGATCTTCATCATGGCGTCCGGCCTGACGCTGGTATTCGGGCTGATGGACGTGCTGAATTTCGGCCATGGCGCCTTCATCTCGGTCGGCGCCTATGTGGCGACGCTGGTGCTGCTGCCGCTCGCCGGGATGTCGAGCGCGGATTCGCTGCTGACCAATCTGGCGGTGCTGGTGCCGGCGGCGCTGGCCGCGATGGCGGTGTCGGGCGCGCTCGGCCTCGTCGTCGAGCGGGTGCTGATCCTGCCGGTCTATGGCCAGCACCTGAAGCAGATCCTGATGACTACAGGCGGGCTGATCGTTGCGGAACAGGCGCTGTACGCGCTGTGGGGGCCGCAGATCATCCCGCTGCCGTTGCCGACGGCGCTGCGCGGCTCCTTCATCATCGGCGACATCGCGATCGCGAAATATCGCCTGCTGGTGCTGCTGGTCGGAATCGTGGTGTTCGTGGCGATCCAGCTCACGCTGAACCGCACGAAAATTGGGCTCCTGATCCGCGCCGGCGTCGAAAACCGCGAGATGGTCGAGGCGCTCGGCTATCACATCAAGCGGCTGTTCCTCGGCGTGTTCATGGTCGGCTCGGCGCTGGCCGGATTCGGCGGCATCATGTGGGCGCTATATCGCGAGCAGGTCCACGCCTCGATGGGCAACGAGCTCACCGTTCTGATCTTCATCGTGGTGATCATCGGCGGGCTCGGCTCGGTCGGCGGCTGCTTCATCGGCGCGCTGCTGGTGGCGATGGTCGCCAATTATGGCGGCTTCCTGGTGCCGAAGCTGGCGCTGGTGTCCAATATCCTGCTGATGGTCGCGATCCTGATGTGGCGGCCGCGCGGCCTGTATGCGGTGACGTCACGATGA
- a CDS encoding branched-chain amino acid ABC transporter permease: MMILSGDPPRSRVLALILIAIIAVLAITPFVFPGAKPLNVAAKICIFAALVASYDLLLGYTGTVSFAHTMFYGIGSYAMAIALYTMGPDWTAVVTGIVIGLPLAALLALGIGLFSLRVEAIFFAMITLAVASAFLVLASQLSWLTGGEDGRSFTLPELLQPGTVFIKDLFGVRVTGRTLTYYIILVGCAAMILGLLRVVNSPFGRVLQAVRENRFRAEALGYRTVFHLTYANVIAALVAACAGVLNAMWLRYAGPDTSLSFSIMLDILLMVVIGGMGTIYGAIIGATIFILAQNYLQALMGAASNAAADAGLPLLPGLLHPDRWLLWLGLLFVASVYFFPTGVVGRLRGAPKPAE; this comes from the coding sequence ATGATGATCCTCTCCGGCGATCCGCCGCGCAGCCGGGTGCTGGCGCTGATCCTGATCGCGATCATCGCTGTGCTGGCGATCACGCCGTTCGTGTTTCCCGGCGCCAAGCCGCTCAACGTCGCCGCCAAGATCTGCATCTTCGCGGCGCTGGTGGCGTCCTACGATCTCTTGCTCGGCTACACCGGCACGGTGTCGTTCGCGCACACGATGTTCTACGGCATCGGCAGCTACGCGATGGCGATCGCGCTGTACACGATGGGCCCGGACTGGACCGCCGTCGTGACCGGGATCGTCATCGGCCTGCCGCTGGCGGCGCTGCTGGCGCTCGGCATCGGGCTGTTCTCGCTGCGGGTCGAGGCGATCTTCTTCGCCATGATCACGCTGGCGGTCGCATCCGCCTTCCTGGTGCTGGCGTCGCAATTGTCGTGGCTGACCGGCGGCGAGGACGGCCGCAGCTTCACCCTGCCGGAGTTGCTGCAGCCCGGCACGGTGTTCATCAAGGACCTGTTCGGCGTCCGGGTCACCGGCCGCACCCTGACCTACTACATCATTCTCGTCGGCTGCGCGGCGATGATCCTGGGGCTGCTGCGGGTGGTGAACTCGCCGTTCGGCCGGGTGCTGCAGGCGGTCCGCGAGAACCGCTTCCGCGCCGAGGCGCTGGGCTATCGCACCGTCTTCCACCTGACTTACGCCAACGTGATCGCCGCACTCGTCGCCGCCTGCGCCGGCGTCCTCAACGCGATGTGGCTGCGCTATGCGGGGCCCGACACCTCGCTCAGCTTCTCGATCATGCTCGACATTCTGCTGATGGTGGTGATCGGCGGCATGGGCACGATCTACGGTGCGATCATCGGCGCCACAATCTTCATCCTGGCGCAGAATTACCTGCAGGCGTTGATGGGCGCGGCCTCCAATGCCGCCGCCGACGCCGGTCTGCCGCTGCTGCCGGGACTGCTGCACCCGGACCGCTGGCTGCTGTGGCTGGGGCTATTATTCGTCGCCAGCGTGTATTTCTTCCCGACCGGTGTGGTCGGCCGGTTGCGTGGCGCGCCGAAGCCGGCCGAGTGA
- a CDS encoding sodium:proton exchanger, whose product MTLLIVLTALAFAAAIVVARVLATAAPAGKLVSQAAGAATMVVAPIVTLVIAIVLGKFGVGGEALGASEILRAAALPAFCTLFVAPLAFWFFRRQRRALTAQDRARAATASAH is encoded by the coding sequence ATGACACTGCTCATCGTGCTCACAGCACTGGCTTTCGCCGCCGCCATTGTGGTGGCGCGCGTGCTCGCAACCGCCGCTCCGGCCGGTAAATTGGTGTCGCAGGCCGCCGGCGCCGCCACCATGGTGGTCGCGCCGATCGTCACGCTGGTGATCGCCATCGTGCTCGGCAAGTTCGGTGTCGGCGGCGAAGCCCTCGGGGCGAGCGAGATCCTGCGCGCCGCCGCCCTGCCCGCGTTCTGCACGCTGTTCGTGGCGCCGCTGGCATTCTGGTTCTTCCGCCGCCAGCGCCGGGCGCTGACCGCTCAGGACCGCGCTCGCGCGGCGACCGCTTCCGCTCATTGA
- a CDS encoding alkene reductase, which translates to MTNSKLFEPYQLGPITLSNRIAMAPLTRNRAVPDGLVPSPLAAEYYGQRASAGLLITEASQVSQQGQGYQDTPGIYSAAQVEGWRKVTDEVHKRGGKIFIQLWHVGRISHVDLQPNHGAPVAPSAIKANTKTFVGGKFADVSEPRALELNELPGIIDAFRQGAANAIKAGFDGVEIHAANGYLLDQFARDSSNKRTDAYGGSIENRAKLMLEVAAAVAKEIGPERTGIRISPVTPANDVSDSAPQPLFEHIVDELNKLKLVYIHVIEGATGGPRDIAPFDYASLRKRFSGAYIGNNAYDLALANAQLDAGEADLIAFGKPFISNPDLVERLKTGAPLNEPDKSTFYGGGAKGYIDYPTLESAQAAQ; encoded by the coding sequence ATGACAAATTCCAAACTGTTCGAACCCTATCAGCTCGGCCCGATCACGCTGTCCAACCGCATCGCGATGGCGCCGCTCACCCGCAATCGCGCAGTTCCCGATGGGCTCGTCCCCAGTCCGCTGGCGGCGGAGTATTACGGCCAGCGCGCCAGCGCCGGGCTGCTGATCACCGAAGCGAGCCAGGTCTCGCAGCAAGGCCAGGGCTATCAGGACACGCCCGGCATCTACTCCGCAGCCCAGGTCGAAGGCTGGCGCAAGGTCACCGACGAGGTGCACAAGCGCGGCGGCAAGATCTTCATCCAGCTCTGGCACGTCGGCCGGATCTCCCATGTCGACCTGCAGCCGAACCACGGCGCCCCGGTGGCACCCTCGGCGATCAAGGCGAATACCAAGACCTTCGTCGGCGGCAAATTCGCCGACGTCTCCGAGCCGCGCGCGCTCGAGCTGAACGAGCTTCCCGGCATCATCGACGCGTTCCGCCAGGGCGCGGCCAATGCGATCAAGGCCGGCTTCGACGGCGTCGAGATTCACGCCGCCAACGGCTATCTGCTCGACCAGTTCGCCCGCGACAGCAGCAACAAGCGCACCGACGCCTATGGCGGCTCGATCGAAAACCGCGCCAAGCTTATGCTCGAAGTCGCCGCGGCGGTGGCGAAGGAAATCGGGCCGGAGCGCACCGGCATCCGGATCTCGCCAGTGACGCCCGCGAACGACGTCTCGGACTCGGCGCCGCAGCCGCTGTTCGAGCACATCGTCGACGAACTGAACAAGCTGAAGCTGGTCTATATCCACGTCATCGAGGGCGCCACCGGCGGCCCGCGCGACATCGCGCCGTTCGACTATGCGAGCCTGCGCAAGCGCTTCAGCGGCGCCTATATCGGCAACAATGCCTATGATCTCGCGCTCGCGAACGCGCAGCTCGACGCCGGCGAGGCCGACCTGATCGCGTTCGGCAAGCCGTTCATCTCCAACCCCGACCTGGTCGAGCGGCTGAAGACCGGCGCGCCGCTCAACGAGCCGGACAAGTCGACCTTCTACGGCGGCGGCGCCAAAGGCTATATCGACTACCCCACGCTGGAATCGGCGCAAGCCGCGCAGTAA
- a CDS encoding ABC transporter substrate-binding protein gives MRSFGSRNLSSRLRLMTMASAAALVAASMTLAAPAWAADDAVLKKWIDEEFQPSTLSKDDQLKELQWFAKAAEPFKGMDINVVSETITTHEYEAKTLAKAFSEITGIKLKHDLIQEGDVVEKLQTQMQSGKNVYDGWINDSDLIGTHFRYGQTIALSDYMTGEGKDVTNPGLDIDDFIGRSFTTGPDKKMYQLPDQQFANLYWFRYDWFTNPDYKAKFKAKYGYDLGVPVNWSAYEDIAEFFTNDIKEINGVKVYGHMDYGKKDPSLGWRFTDAWLSMAGNGDKGLPNGLPVDEWGIRMEGCRPVGSSIERGGDTNGPAAVYSIVKYLDWMKKYAPPQAQGMTFSESGPVPAQGNVAQQIFWYTAFTADMVKPGLPVVNADGTPKWRMAPSPKGAYWKEGMKLGYQDVGSGTLLKSTPPDRRKAAWLYLQFITSKTVSLKKSHVGLTLIRESDIWDKSFTERAPKLGGLIEFYRSPARVQWSPTGNNIPDYPKLAQLWWQNIGDASSGAKTPQAAMDSLAAAQDSVLERLERSKVQGDCGPKLNKKETAEYWYEKSAKDGNIAPQRKLANEKPKGETVDYDTLIKSWPASPPKRAEAK, from the coding sequence ATGCGTAGTTTCGGAAGTCGGAATCTCTCCAGCCGCCTGCGGCTGATGACGATGGCGAGCGCCGCCGCATTGGTCGCGGCGTCGATGACGCTGGCGGCGCCGGCATGGGCCGCCGACGATGCGGTGCTGAAGAAGTGGATCGACGAGGAATTCCAGCCATCGACGCTGTCGAAGGACGATCAGCTCAAGGAACTGCAGTGGTTCGCCAAGGCGGCCGAGCCGTTCAAGGGGATGGACATCAACGTCGTCTCCGAGACCATTACCACCCACGAATACGAGGCGAAGACGCTCGCGAAGGCGTTCTCCGAGATCACCGGCATCAAGCTCAAGCACGATCTGATCCAGGAAGGCGACGTCGTCGAGAAGCTGCAGACCCAGATGCAGTCCGGCAAGAACGTCTATGACGGCTGGATCAACGACTCGGATCTGATCGGCACGCATTTCCGCTACGGCCAGACCATCGCGCTGTCGGACTACATGACCGGCGAGGGCAAGGACGTCACCAATCCGGGGCTCGATATCGACGACTTCATCGGCCGCTCGTTCACCACCGGCCCCGACAAGAAGATGTATCAGCTGCCGGACCAGCAGTTCGCGAACCTGTACTGGTTCCGCTACGACTGGTTCACCAATCCCGACTACAAGGCGAAGTTCAAGGCGAAATACGGCTACGACCTCGGCGTCCCGGTCAACTGGTCGGCCTACGAGGACATCGCCGAGTTCTTCACCAACGACATCAAGGAGATCAACGGCGTCAAGGTCTATGGCCACATGGACTACGGCAAGAAGGATCCCTCGCTCGGCTGGCGCTTCACCGATGCCTGGCTGTCGATGGCCGGCAACGGCGACAAGGGCCTGCCGAACGGCCTGCCGGTCGATGAATGGGGCATCCGCATGGAAGGCTGTCGTCCGGTCGGCTCCTCGATCGAGCGCGGCGGCGACACCAACGGCCCCGCCGCCGTGTATTCGATCGTGAAGTATCTCGACTGGATGAAGAAGTACGCACCGCCGCAGGCCCAGGGCATGACGTTCTCGGAGTCGGGTCCGGTGCCGGCGCAGGGCAACGTCGCCCAGCAGATCTTCTGGTACACCGCCTTCACCGCCGACATGGTGAAGCCCGGCCTGCCGGTGGTGAATGCCGACGGCACGCCGAAATGGCGGATGGCGCCGTCTCCCAAGGGTGCGTACTGGAAGGAAGGCATGAAGCTCGGCTATCAGGACGTCGGCTCCGGCACGCTGCTGAAGTCGACGCCGCCGGATCGCCGCAAGGCCGCCTGGCTGTATCTGCAGTTCATCACCTCGAAGACGGTGAGCCTGAAGAAGAGCCATGTCGGTCTCACCTTGATCCGCGAGAGCGACATCTGGGACAAGTCGTTCACCGAGCGGGCGCCCAAGCTCGGCGGTCTGATCGAGTTCTATCGCTCGCCGGCCCGCGTGCAATGGTCGCCGACCGGCAACAACATCCCGGACTATCCGAAGCTGGCGCAATTGTGGTGGCAGAACATCGGCGATGCTTCGTCCGGTGCGAAGACGCCGCAGGCCGCGATGGATTCGCTGGCGGCCGCTCAGGACTCGGTGCTGGAACGTCTCGAGCGCTCGAAGGTGCAGGGCGACTGCGGTCCGAAGCTGAACAAGAAGGAGACCGCCGAGTACTGGTACGAGAAATCCGCCAAGGACGGAAATATCGCCCCGCAGCGCAAGCTGGCGAACGAGAAGCCGAAGGGTGAAACCGTCGATTACGATACCCTGATCAAGTCCTGGCCGGCGTCGCCGCCGAAGCGTGCCGAAGCGAAGTAA
- a CDS encoding DUF2160 domain-containing protein has translation MDHFAWMAWTWPTAIFFVALAGTLGTMTWLAVAYPEVERVGVLRIPTTRGDRLFVSLILAAVIHLVWIAVVGTDPLVMLPIGEGVEVSSLWLGTLLSLLVAVAVFRTV, from the coding sequence ATGGATCACTTCGCATGGATGGCGTGGACCTGGCCGACCGCGATCTTCTTCGTGGCGCTCGCCGGCACGCTCGGAACCATGACCTGGCTCGCGGTGGCCTATCCCGAGGTCGAGCGCGTCGGTGTGCTGCGGATCCCGACTACGCGCGGTGACCGGCTGTTCGTTTCGCTGATCCTCGCCGCGGTGATCCATCTGGTGTGGATCGCGGTGGTCGGGACCGATCCGCTGGTCATGCTGCCGATCGGAGAAGGAGTCGAAGTGTCGAGCCTGTGGCTCGGCACGTTGTTGTCGTTGCTCGTCGCCGTTGCGGTTTTCCGAACGGTGTGA